Proteins encoded by one window of Candidatus Eisenbacteria bacterium:
- a CDS encoding AAA family ATPase: MRLERVTIVGFGPLAGFEAVMEPKRLNLFIGPNESGKSTFASAIVSTLFGCATVEQEERSKPWSGAKHKVAVTFSAASGRYRVTREFGTHHVEVDRLKGGSDEVESTVFRGVANPRGRSAEQLQYEEVLRGWFGFTEARLFRESSFVHENALETQVSPELRHLVSGAVEADYQQIEDALMERLDRLTREHPYDPRARKRANRSIENRIERIRLLRERRDRSESVLTELKSRQDERETLEKRITQTRNELNDKEKLLAALETWLKLREEQRRHLKRAPEIGTELVTARRARNQTQEIDRRIQETLGYLANAPDEAESDLMRVGMLRAQRARNQKAVEEERGKVTSPPKRSPLPAIMLGVGLALASGGGAWLAFQDYVMAGGAALAGLVAGIALGAILSGRNGRSPALSESHVRVLEENIRILGEEIDTIEIKVNPYLAGRTVEVVLEDLKRYKKMVQERREAAAVIHSLPTPERLEAEAKEIDEAVASLRSKEKALLQQSPFLAPLRSDPMRAAEAAERLKREAGVVRTRLTTEQEALDGFLRRAGGLDGDAENLESLDESITSEEETLAREERQRDALLMALEVLRDSVITYQQEHVHRLAHEAEETLGRLTDGRYTKVRLDSDFRPTLSTGDRDGIPLEALSRGARDAFYLALRASLAKELAAREPLPLILDDPIAHFDEERRGVLLAMLEDLACENQVILLTHDRRVLNQVREAHVLGVGTSAKNRDLTKVQVRP; encoded by the coding sequence ATGCGCCTTGAACGCGTGACCATCGTGGGCTTCGGCCCTCTCGCCGGGTTCGAGGCGGTGATGGAGCCGAAGCGGCTCAACCTCTTCATCGGCCCGAACGAGTCCGGGAAGTCGACGTTCGCCTCCGCGATCGTCTCGACGCTCTTCGGCTGCGCCACGGTCGAGCAGGAGGAGCGCTCGAAGCCCTGGAGCGGCGCGAAGCACAAGGTCGCGGTCACGTTCTCGGCCGCCTCCGGCCGCTACCGCGTGACGCGGGAGTTCGGCACGCACCACGTCGAGGTGGACCGGCTCAAGGGGGGGAGCGACGAGGTGGAGTCCACCGTCTTCCGCGGCGTCGCCAACCCGCGCGGCCGGAGCGCCGAGCAGCTCCAGTACGAGGAGGTCCTGCGCGGCTGGTTCGGCTTCACCGAGGCGCGGCTCTTCCGTGAATCCTCCTTCGTGCACGAGAACGCGCTCGAGACGCAGGTGAGCCCCGAGCTGCGCCACCTGGTCTCCGGCGCGGTCGAGGCCGACTACCAGCAGATCGAGGACGCGCTGATGGAGCGCCTCGACCGGCTCACGCGGGAGCATCCGTACGATCCGCGCGCGAGAAAGCGCGCCAACCGGTCCATCGAGAACCGGATCGAGCGGATCCGGCTCCTCCGGGAGCGGCGGGACCGTTCCGAGTCGGTGCTCACCGAGCTCAAGTCCCGGCAGGACGAGCGCGAGACGCTCGAGAAGCGGATCACGCAGACCCGGAACGAGCTGAACGACAAGGAGAAGCTCCTCGCGGCGCTCGAGACCTGGCTCAAGCTCCGCGAGGAGCAGCGCCGGCATCTGAAGCGCGCTCCCGAGATCGGGACCGAGCTCGTCACGGCGCGCCGCGCGCGGAACCAGACGCAGGAGATCGACCGGCGCATCCAGGAGACGCTCGGGTATCTCGCGAACGCGCCGGACGAGGCCGAATCGGATCTCATGCGCGTGGGAATGCTCCGCGCGCAGCGGGCGCGGAATCAGAAGGCCGTGGAGGAGGAGCGGGGGAAGGTCACGTCCCCGCCCAAGCGATCGCCGCTTCCCGCGATCATGCTCGGGGTCGGTCTCGCCCTCGCCTCGGGAGGCGGGGCGTGGCTCGCGTTCCAGGACTACGTGATGGCGGGAGGCGCCGCCTTGGCGGGGCTCGTGGCCGGCATCGCGCTGGGAGCGATCCTCTCGGGCAGGAACGGCCGGTCGCCGGCCCTGTCGGAGTCCCACGTCCGCGTGCTCGAGGAGAACATCCGGATCCTGGGCGAGGAGATCGACACGATCGAGATCAAGGTGAATCCCTACCTCGCCGGCAGGACCGTGGAAGTCGTGCTCGAGGATCTGAAGCGCTACAAGAAGATGGTCCAGGAGCGCCGCGAGGCGGCCGCGGTGATCCACTCCCTGCCGACGCCGGAGCGTCTCGAGGCCGAGGCGAAGGAGATCGACGAGGCCGTCGCGAGCCTCCGCTCGAAGGAGAAGGCCCTCCTCCAGCAGTCCCCCTTCCTGGCGCCGCTCCGGTCGGATCCGATGAGGGCGGCGGAGGCCGCGGAGCGGCTGAAGCGCGAGGCCGGCGTCGTGCGGACGCGCCTCACGACGGAGCAGGAGGCGCTCGACGGATTCCTCCGCCGCGCCGGCGGACTCGACGGGGACGCCGAGAATCTGGAGAGCCTCGACGAATCCATCACGTCGGAGGAGGAGACGCTCGCGCGCGAGGAGCGGCAGCGGGACGCGCTCCTCATGGCGCTCGAGGTGCTCCGCGATTCGGTCATCACCTACCAGCAGGAGCACGTCCACCGGCTGGCGCACGAGGCCGAGGAGACCCTGGGGAGGCTCACGGACGGCCGCTACACCAAGGTGCGGCTCGATTCCGATTTCCGCCCCACGCTCTCCACGGGGGACCGCGACGGGATCCCGCTCGAGGCCCTGAGCCGCGGGGCGCGGGACGCGTTCTACCTCGCGCTGCGCGCGTCGCTCGCCAAGGAGCTCGCCGCGCGCGAGCCGCTCCCGCTCATCCTGGACGACCCGATCGCGCACTTCGACGAGGAGCGCCGGGGCGTGCTCCTCGCCATGCTCGAGGACCTGGCCTGCGAGAACCAGGTCATCCTCCTGACCCACGACCGCCGCGTCCTGAACCAGGTCCGCGAGGCCCACGTGCTGGGCGTCGGGACCTCCGCCAAGAACCGCGATCTGACCAAGGTCCAGGTCCGCCCTTAG